Genomic segment of Eupeodes corollae chromosome 2, idEupCoro1.1, whole genome shotgun sequence:
CGAATACGGGGAATATGAAACGAAATATTTCGAAGCGTTTTCTAAACTTTCTGGGTCTATAAGAAAACATCCAGATAAGGATCGTGATGAAGCATCAACAATAAATGCTTCGGTTTTGCAAAAATCAAACTCTCGTCAGTCGGTCGTGTTGCCAAAACTTGTAATTCCAGTTTTTACTGGAGACTATAAGGATTGGCCggtttttaaagatttgttcacGGGAACAATTGATTGCAATGTCTCCCTAACCGGTACgcaaaaatttcaatatctgaAATCATTTCTGGGTGGTGAAGCGGCTACTCTTTTGAAGCACATTTCGTGTACCGAAGAAAATTATCTCGAAGCTTGGGATAAGCTTGAAGCGCGTTAcgacaaaaaacatttaatcgTACAATCATTCATTAAAAGTTTCATGGCCTTGCCGTCGtctaataatttgaatttagaaaCTCTTCGCAAGCTTACAAATGGAGCTGATGAAATAGTTCGTGGTTTGAACGCGTTACAAATGAACTCTAGAGATCCTTGGTTGATCTATATTCTTGTTCAAAAATtagacagtgaaacaaaacaagcGTGGGCAAAAAAGGTAGAATCTCGGGATGACTGTACCATCCAAGAATTTCTTCTGTTTCTACAAAATCAGTGCGTTTGTCTCGAATCGTGTAGCTCATTTTCTGGTCCTATTAAAACATTGAACAAAGTTTCTAACAATATTCGAACACATTTCGTTGAAGCAAAACCTACTTGCCCAAAGTGTAAGGAAGATCATATACTTCCATTTTGTAAGACATTTCTCGCTCTTGATACTACCGCACGTCgcgaattcgttaaacaaaacTCGATTTGTTTCAACTGTCTTAGAGTTGGACACGCATCTAACAAATGCAATTCTAAATTTCGGTGCAGGTCGTGCAATGCTAGACATCACACCCTAGTACATGAACCTAGAACTACATCGACTAATAAAACAACTGAACAACCATCGACACAAAACCCTTCGAACTCCGCTGTTACTTATCATTCTCTCGAATCTACTCATAATACTCATTCATCTCTCGAATCCAACGCTATTAAATCTACAATTCTCCCTACTGCCGTCGTTAAGGTTCAGGATAAATTTGGCTCGTTTCAAAACATTCGAATTCTACTCGATTCAGGATCCCAAATCTCGTTTATTACGGAGAAAGCTCTCCAACGTTTGGGTCTTCCTAGAAAACCATCTCGTATCCCTATTGTTGGAGTCGCATCAACTTCTGCGGGCACAACCAATGGTCTCATTTCGTTAAAACTACACTCTCGTTTCAATTCAAATCACATAGACATAGATTGTCatgtaataaaaaaactaacGTCTATGCTTCCGCCACTTTCGTTGAATTTAAACACAACACAATTTCTTTCGTTGGATCTTGCAGATCCGAAATTTTATGAACCAGGAACGATTGATATGCTCATCGGAGCAgataatattttcaacattattctcGAAACACCAAGGGCAGAACCGGGTGCTCCTAACTctttgttgacaatttttggATGGGTAATTGCTGGAAGCTATGATCGCACACCATCCAGTGAAGCTTTcgttataaaatcattttgcacACAGCTTGATTATGCCAAGTACTTTGATTTGGAACGCTTTTGGCGTCTAGAAGAGATTTTTTATGAACAACCTTTGTCTATTGAAGAACAAAGAGCTGAGGATGATTTTATTCAAACTCATAGTCGCCATACAGATGGTAGATACATGGTTAATTTACCATTCAAACCCAATTGCAAACCCACATCTGAAAGCTCATCTCGAATCGCACTCAACCGACTATATTCAATGGAAAAGAGATTCGTTCGTGATCCTGAACTTCAAAAACAATACTCTTCCTTCTTAAACGAATACATTTCATTGGGTCACATGGAAGAAATACCTGTTAAAGAGATAAACGATTCAGATTCTTACTATCTACCTCACCACGCCGTGTTCAAGGCTGATAGCAGTACAACAAAAGTGAGAGTTGTTTTTGATGGCTCCGCAAAGTCATCACCTGATTCGAGGTCCTTAAATGAATCCCTTTTCGTTGGCCCTGAAGTCCAATGCGACATATTTACAATATGTCTTCGTTCTCGTCGTCACGTATATACAATGTCTGGGGACATTGAAAAGATGTACAGACAAATCTGGATTTCaccaaaacatacaaattatcaAAGGATTCTATGGCGAGAAAATCCTGAATCTCCGATTAAACACTATAGGCTTTTAACTGTAACCTACGGGACCTCGGCTGCTTCATTCTTAGCGAAACGCGCGCTTAAACAACTAGCTTTGGATTCTGCTGAAACACACCCTCGAGCTTCTTCAGTTATCCTTAATGACTTTTATGTCGATGATTTGGTAACAGGCGCTGATACAATTGAAGATTTAATCGCTCTTCAAAAAGAGCTTGTTGAGGTTTTGTCACTTGCCGGTTTTAACCTTCGTAAGTGGACAACTAATTGCTGGCCACTTCTCATATCCTTCCCTGAAGATCAACGGGAACTATCTcctatcgattttgaaaattctctGACTGTAAAGGTCCTCGGGCTGCGCTGGTGTCCATCTGGGGATTGTTTCTCGTACAAGGTAAATTTGGACCAGTCAACATCATGTACAAAACGTTCTATCCTATCCGAAGCTTCGCGCATCTTTGATCCCCTTGGCTTTTTAGCTCCGGTCGTGGTAGCTGTAAAGATATTCTTTCAGGATTTGTGGAGAGCGGGTGTAGGATGGGATGACCAAATCCTACAGGAACTTTCGCATCGCTGGATCACTATACGAGAAGAACTTCATTTATTGGAATCAATCCGTATTCCGAGACTAATGTGGACAAATAAGGTGAACTACGAGTTCCATGCATTTTGTGATGCTTCCTTGGATGCATATGCAGCTGTAATCTACTGCAGAAGTGAAAATCTAGATGGGACTGTCTCAATTTCATTAATCGCTGCTAAAACGAAAGTTGCTCCAATAAAAGTGCTTTCACTTCCTAGACTTGAGCTTTGTGGAGCTCTTTTATTAACCCGCTTAGTTCAAAAAATCAAGATTTCGTTACAGATCAAACATATGCAATTATTTGCTTGGACAGACTCGTCCATTGTCCTACATTGGCTAGCCGCACCGCCCAAAAAATGGTCAGTTTTTGTTGGAAATAGAACATCAGAGATAGTTTCATCTATTCCGGTGAAATCCTGGAATTATGTTAGATCCGCCGACAATCCTGCTGATGTTCCATCAAGAGGAATTCCGCCATCTCAACTCGAGTCGACTGTTATCTGGTGGAATGGTCCAGTTTGGCTTAAAATGAACCGCAGTGAATGGCCTAAAACTCAACATGATTTGCAGAACGTATCAAGTGATCAGCTGGAGGAAAGGAATTCTAATAAAGTCCAGGTATTCGTATcccaaataaatgaaaacaacattctgagacaaataattaataaatcgtCAGATTGGATAAAATCGGTACGTGTGGTTGCATACATTTTTCGTTATCTTAAAAATCGTCGCCTTGCTCCGGAGCTACGTGATCTACATGCTCTTTCAACTTCAGAACTAAACATCGCTAAAACTTGCCTGATAAAAGCCtctcaatatattttattcgcCGCTGAAATCGAAAgtctcaacaaaaataaatacttgccTTCGCGATCTAAACTCTCATCAATTGCCCCTTTCCTTGATAGTGAAAATGTTCTTCGCGTAGGCGGTCGTATACAAAACTCTGAACTGTCGTTTAATGAAAAACACCCAATAATTCTCTGCAAATCGCACCCAATAACAAAACTTATAGTGGAATATACCCATAAACATTATTTACATGCAGGTGTATCATTAATGGTGTCtttgctaaaacaaaattatttcattctaggCAGCCGAAATATTGTCAGAAAGGTAGTAAATGACTGCATTGAATGCTTCAAGCAAAGAAAATCTACTTCCGAACAAATGATGGGGAATCTACCAATCGAAAGGGTTCGTTTTTCAAGGCCATTTAGCAAAGTTGGCTGCGATTATGCTGGACCTATCACTCTTCGTTTGGCTCGTGGAAGGAACCCTAAATTTGTCAAGGGTTACATAGctctttttgtttgctttgtgaCAAAGGGAGTTCACATCGAGCTAGTTGGTGATTTGTCATCCAGTGCATTTATTTTGGCCCTAGACCGCTTTGTATCGCGCCGAGGAAAACCAACAGAAATATGGAGCGACAACGCCACAAATTTCCATGGTGCTAAACGGTTTCTCGGGGAGATGCATGAATTGTTAATGGACCAGCAGCGAAACAATATCATTGCAGATCATCTATCTAAAGACGCCATTGATTGGAAATTCATACCACCTTCTGCACCCCACTTTGGTGGGCTGTGGGAGGCAGGGGTGAAATCCGTGAAGAAGCACATCACACGTGTCATTGGTGAACATATACTTACCTACGAGGAGATGTATACTCTTCTCTCCAAAATCGAATGTTTACTCAACTCACGCCCAATGTGGCAAACCTCCGATTTTGAACCAATTGCACTTACTCCGTCACATTTCATGATTGGAGAACCATATTGTGCAATTCCTCAACCTgatttagatttttcaaaattttcgataAGTTCTAATTGGCATCTTTTACAGACTCTCATGCAAGGTTTCTCGAAGCAGTGGCATAAGGAATATTTGACATCATTACAAAACAGACCCAAATGGCAAAAGGTTCAACGAGATCTACAGAAAAACGACATGGTGTTGCTCAAGGAACCGAATTTGCCACCTTCGAAATGGATACTTGGACGAGTCATAGAAGTTCACCCTGGTGCAGATGAAAGGATTCGTGTGGTTACCGTTCGTACCAAGAATGGTGATTATGTTCGACCCATCGTTAAGCTAGCGCCTTTGCCGTTTTCTGAAAGACCGGAGTCTTCCAGGGGGGGCTGAatgttttgtaatgaaaaacaTAAGTCTACACTATGCCCAACAATGTCCCATTTCACCCTAACTTTACATTCAgcaattaaaattctaaatttactCTCGCTCCCAACAAACATTGTAAAATAACGTaacttttttatcattatttttgcaTTCCTTTTGTTATTCATATTCTTACATGCTAAGTCTAACttttaaacagaaaattctTTCTCTTACATTTTGGACACCACAGAGTACACACCTAACTTGGACATTggtaacaaaacataaattgtacaatacattacatttaattacttataatattgaatattaaaaacatttacataTACCTAAATTtactaaacttctttttttggcAAAGACTTGTTTCTACAATATTAAACATTACAATACAGtccacaaacaaacaaacaaaaaaaaactattaatccAAAAcacctagcttggcattaaaatcgcccaggactattttaatatcgtagggcactgctcatatgttttgtctaggagctcgaaaaacatatctttggtgttgtcgtccttctcttctgtgggggcgatATCAACAGTTACAGATTGTTTTTTTccccaattaaaaaaatttagataattccaaatgcacaatttctcaacgaacacagccatcgaaatacaaatgcaatttcaatcgtaccaacatttgagaacgaaatcacataagatccattcgggactggtataaatgtcaaaaactcatccgtagtaagattctactttaacttttatcgttagtattcatactgcggatattgtttttgttatttatgttaAATCCTACGacactatgaaaaaaaaaatggaatagacAACTACCAAaagtcaatttaatttaaataacttccttcttttttaaaaagtttataactTTGACACGAAAAATTCATTTTACaatgaatttatatatttattaaggtGAACCTTaaacactattttttaatagattctttgttaatataaaaccaatacttt
This window contains:
- the LOC129944153 gene encoding uncharacterized protein LOC129944153, with translation MNIVKQKRGRAKGTITRVSTFSESVVDSTPIDMLEIQLKKLQEAWSEFVLQQNNLYEFYDQEGFVDPEPEYGEYETKYFEAFSKLSGSIRKHPDKDRDEASTINASVLQKSNSRQSVVLPKLVIPVFTGDYKDWPVFKDLFTGTIDCNVSLTGTQKFQYLKSFLGGEAATLLKHISCTEENYLEAWDKLEARYDKKHLIVQSFIKSFMALPSSNNLNLETLRKLTNGADEIVRGLNALQMNSRDPWLIYILVQKLDSETKQAWAKKVESRDDCTIQEFLLFLQNQCVCLESCSSFSGPIKTLNKVSNNIRTHFVEAKPTCPKCKEDHILPFCKTFLALDTTARREFVKQNSICFNCLRVGHASNKCNSKFRCRSCNARHHTLVHEPRTTSTNKTTEQPSTQNPSNSAVTYHSLESTHNTHSSLESNAIKSTILPTAVVKVQDKFGSFQNIRILLDSGSQISFITEKALQRLGLPRKPSRIPIVGVASTSAGTTNGLISLKLHSRFNSNHIDIDCHVIKKLTSMLPPLSLNLNTTQFLSLDLADPKFYEPGTIDMLIGADNIFNIILETPRAEPGAPNSLLTIFGWVIAGSYDRTPSSEAFVIKSFCTQLDYAKYFDLERFWRLEEIFYEQPLSIEEQRAEDDFIQTHSRHTDGRYMVNLPFKPNCKPTSESSSRIALNRLYSMEKRFVRDPELQKQYSSFLNEYISLGHMEEIPVKEINDSDSYYLPHHAVFKADSSTTKVRVVFDGSAKSSPDSRSLNESLFVGPEVQCDIFTICLRSRRHVYTMSGDIEKMYRQIWISPKHTNYQRILWRENPESPIKHYRLLTVTYGTSAASFLAKRALKQLALDSAETHPRASSVILNDFYVDDLVTGADTIEDLIALQKELVEVLSLAGFNLRKWTTNCWPLLISFPEDQRELSPIDFENSLTVKVLGLRWCPSGDCFSYKVNLDQSTSCTKRSILSEASRIFDPLGFLAPVVVAVKIFFQDLWRAGVGWDDQILQELSHRWITIREELHLLESIRIPRLMWTNKVNYEFHAFCDASLDAYAAVIYCRSENLDGTVSISLIAAKTKVAPIKVLSLPRLELCGALLLTRLVQKIKISLQIKHMQLFAWTDSSIVLHWLAAPPKKWSVFVGNRTSEIVSSIPVKSWNYVRSADNPADVPSRGIPPSQLESTVIWWNGPVWLKMNRSEWPKTQHDLQNVSSDQLEERNSNKVQVFVSQINENNILRQIINKSSDWIKSVRVVAYIFRYLKNRRLAPELRDLHALSTSELNIAKTCLIKASQYILFAAEIESLNKNKYLPSRSKLSSIAPFLDSENVLRVGGRIQNSELSFNEKHPIILCKSHPITKLIVEYTHKHYLHAGVSLMVSLLKQNYFILGSRNIVRKVVNDCIECFKQRKSTSEQMMGNLPIERVRFSRPFSKVGCDYAGPITLRLARGRNPKFVKGYIALFVCFVTKGVHIELVGDLSSSAFILALDRFVSRRGKPTEIWSDNATNFHGAKRFLGEMHELLMDQQRNNIIADHLSKDAIDWKFIPPSAPHFGGLWEAGVKSVKKHITRVIGEHILTYEEMYTLLSKIECLLNSRPMWQTSDFEPIALTPSHFMIGEPYCAIPQPDLDFSKFSISSNWHLLQTLMQGFSKQWHKEYLTSLQNRPKWQKVQRDLQKNDMVLLKEPNLPPSKWILGRVIEVHPGADERIRVVTVRTKNGDYVRPIVKLAPLPFSERPESSRGG